A single Pseudomonas brassicacearum DNA region contains:
- a CDS encoding HU family DNA-binding protein, which translates to MNKSELIDAIAASADIPKAAAGRALDAVIESVTGALKAGDSVVLVGFGTFSVTDRPARIGRNPQTGKTLEIAAAKKPGFKAGKALKEAVN; encoded by the coding sequence GTGAACAAGTCGGAACTGATTGATGCTATCGCTGCATCCGCTGATATCCCGAAAGCTGCTGCTGGCCGTGCGCTGGACGCTGTAATCGAATCCGTCACTGGCGCTCTGAAGGCTGGCGACTCTGTTGTTCTGGTTGGTTTCGGCACCTTCTCCGTGACCGATCGTCCTGCTCGTATCGGTCGCAACCCGCAGACCGGTAAGACGCTGGAAATCGCTGCTGCCAAAAAGCCAGGCTTCAAAGCTGGTAAAGCGCTGAAAGAAGCCGTTAACTAA
- a CDS encoding SurA N-terminal domain-containing protein: MLQNIRDNSQGWIAKTIIGVIVALMALTGFDAIFKATTNSNEAAKVNGENISQNELSQAVDMQRRQLMQQLGKDFDASLLDEKMLRDSALKGLIDRKLLLQGAHDAKFAFSEAALDQVILQTPEFQVDGKFSAERFDQVIRQLGYSRMQFRQMLAQEMLIGQLRAGLAGSGFVTDAQVLAFARLEKQTRDFATLNIKADPASVKLTDDEVKAYYDQHAKEFMTPDQVVIDYLELKKASFFDQVSVKDEDLQAAYQKEIANLSEQRRAAHILIEVNDKVTEAQAKAKIEEIQARLAKGESFEALAKEFSQDPGSASNGGDLGYAGPGVYDPEFEKALYALNKDQVSAPVRTDFGLHLIKLLGVEAPEVPTFASLKDKLTRELKTQQVEQRFVEATKQLEDASFEASDLAQPAQDLKLTIHTSAPFGREGGEGIAANRAVVTAAFSPEVLDEGANSTAIELDPETVVVLRAKEHRKPEQLPLESVAGPIRAQLTKEHASAAAKTRADELIASLRDGKAALDKPVDGQDWKATQAATRNQEGIEPAVLQALFRMPKPESKDKPTFTSVTLPDGSLVVVRLNGVNEAAAPTDEEKAEYRRYLASRVGQQDFAAYRKQLESQAEIKRF, translated from the coding sequence ATGCTGCAGAATATCAGGGACAATTCACAAGGCTGGATTGCCAAGACCATCATCGGGGTCATCGTCGCATTGATGGCGTTGACCGGTTTCGATGCCATTTTCAAAGCCACTACCAACAGCAACGAAGCGGCCAAGGTCAACGGCGAAAACATCAGCCAGAACGAGCTGAGCCAGGCGGTCGACATGCAACGCCGTCAGCTCATGCAACAGTTGGGCAAGGATTTCGACGCCTCCCTGCTGGACGAAAAAATGCTGCGCGATTCAGCGCTCAAGGGCCTGATCGACCGCAAGTTGTTGCTGCAAGGCGCACACGATGCGAAATTCGCTTTCTCCGAAGCCGCGCTTGATCAAGTGATCTTGCAGACGCCTGAGTTCCAGGTCGATGGCAAATTCAGCGCCGAGCGTTTCGATCAGGTCATTCGCCAGTTGGGCTACAGCCGTATGCAGTTCCGCCAGATGCTGGCTCAGGAAATGCTGATCGGTCAGTTGCGCGCCGGCCTGGCAGGCAGCGGTTTTGTCACCGATGCCCAAGTGCTGGCATTTGCCCGCCTGGAAAAACAGACGCGTGATTTCGCCACCTTGAACATCAAGGCCGACCCGGCCTCCGTCAAGCTGACCGATGATGAGGTCAAGGCATACTACGACCAACACGCCAAGGAATTCATGACGCCTGACCAGGTGGTCATCGATTACCTCGAGCTGAAGAAAGCTTCCTTCTTCGATCAGGTCAGCGTGAAGGACGAAGACTTGCAGGCGGCCTATCAGAAAGAAATCGCCAATCTGTCCGAACAGCGTCGGGCTGCGCACATCCTGATCGAAGTGAACGACAAGGTGACCGAAGCCCAGGCCAAGGCGAAGATCGAAGAGATCCAGGCTCGCCTGGCCAAAGGCGAGTCGTTTGAAGCGTTGGCGAAGGAGTTTTCCCAAGACCCGGGTTCGGCCAGCAACGGCGGCGATCTAGGCTACGCTGGTCCTGGCGTTTACGATCCGGAATTCGAAAAGGCCTTGTACGCCTTGAACAAGGACCAGGTTTCGGCTCCGGTACGCACCGATTTCGGTCTGCACCTGATCAAGCTGCTGGGTGTCGAGGCGCCTGAAGTGCCTACGTTTGCCAGTCTCAAGGACAAGCTGACCCGCGAGCTGAAGACCCAGCAGGTGGAGCAGCGTTTCGTTGAGGCGACCAAGCAACTGGAGGATGCCTCGTTCGAAGCGTCCGACCTGGCGCAACCGGCCCAGGACCTGAAGCTGACCATCCACACGTCGGCCCCTTTCGGTCGTGAAGGCGGCGAAGGGATTGCGGCCAATCGTGCCGTGGTTACTGCTGCGTTCAGTCCGGAAGTGCTGGATGAGGGTGCCAACAGCACCGCTATCGAGCTGGACCCGGAAACCGTCGTGGTGCTGCGTGCCAAGGAGCACCGCAAGCCTGAGCAACTGCCGCTGGAAAGCGTGGCAGGGCCGATTCGTGCTCAATTGACCAAGGAGCACGCCAGCGCGGCAGCCAAGACCCGGGCCGACGAGTTGATCGCCAGCCTGCGCGACGGCAAGGCAGCACTGGACAAGCCGGTCGACGGCCAAGACTGGAAAGCCACCCAGGCGGCAACCCGCAACCAGGAAGGCATCGAACCGGCGGTGCTGCAAGCACTGTTCCGCATGCCCAAGCCTGAGTCCAAGGACAAGCCGACGTTCACCAGCGTGACCTTGCCTGATGGCAGCCTGGTGGTTGTGCGTCTGAACGGCGTGAACGAAGCGGCGGCACCGACTGACGAAGAGAAGGCGGAGTATCGCCGCTACCTCGCGTCCCGTGTTGGTCAGCAGGACTTTGCGGCGTATCGCAAGCAGTTGGAGAGCCAGGCGGAGATCAAGCGTTTCTAA